A region of the Enoplosus armatus isolate fEnoArm2 chromosome 8, fEnoArm2.hap1, whole genome shotgun sequence genome:
CCAGAACCTTTTTTCTGCTGTAGCCAAAGACAGGTCGACTTGGCCTTGTGTTTTGGATCATTGTCATGTTGGAAAGTCCCATGCGCAGCTTCTGGGCTGATGAGTGCAAATTGTCCTCCAGTATTTTCTGATGACATGTTGCATTCATCTTGCcatcaattttgaccaaattCCCTGTGCCGCTGTTCCAGAAGCTCTGAGGCTTGTCCAGGTGCTGTTTAGCATATTGTAAGCGGGCTGTTTTGTGGCACTAGCGTAGTAATGGCTTTCTTCTGGCAACTCAACCGTGCAGCCCATTTTTCTGTGTCACCTTATTGTGCATCTTGAAACAGCCACACCACTTTTCTGTAGAGAAGTCTGTCAGCTGAAGTTATTCGTGGGTTTTTCTTTGCATCCCGAACAATTTTCCTGGCAGTTGTGGCTGAAATTTTTGTTGGTCTACCTGACCGTGGCTTGGTGTCAACAGAACCccttattttccactttttaatcagagtttCAGCACTACCGATTGGTATTCTCAAATGTTTGGATATCTTTTTATatccttttcctgttttataaagTTCAACTACCTTCTCTCACAGGTCCTTTGACAGTTCTTTTGCTTTCCCCATGGCTCAGAATCCGGCAAAGTCAGTGCAGCACTAGAGGAAATGTGCAGGGGTCTGTCAAGAGCCCAGAGACTTTTTATACACAGACACTAATTACATTACTCCCAGCGCTCTGCCAGCGACCAGAAGCTCCATCCCTGTGCCTTTTTCTCCCGCCGTTTGTCCCCGGCCGAGAAGAATTATGAGCATCGGTGAGCTTGTCCTCTGGTTTTCACCCACAAACTAACCAGGACCTGGGAGCAGCACTCCACTGTGTCGCCTTCAGGAACCCCTCCTCCTGGAGCACTCACCTATCATGGATTGAGTATGCACACAACTCCCTGTCCAGTGCTGCCACAGGTATGTCGCCATTCAAATGTGCCAGAGCTCTGGAGGAAGAAGTCTCAGTTCCCTCTGTCCAAGCCCACCTGTGCTGTTTCCGTAAGGTCTGGGAGGATACCCGTGCTGCCCTGCTCCGCTCTGCTGACCGCAACCGCCGCATTGCTGACCATCATCGGATACCAGCCCCTAATTACCAACCAGGTCAGAAAGTTTGGCTTTCCCCTAAAGATCTTCCTTTAAAGATGGTTTCCAAGAAACTCTCTCCTCAATATGTTGGTCCATATGAAATTGAATCTATCATAAATCCCACTGTCATCAGGCTCAAGCTTCCTCCTCATATGAAGATTCACACCATATTTCATGTGTCTCAGTTGAAACCTGTCTCCACTAGCCCActgtctcctccagctgcactcccccccaccccccccatcaTCAACGATCACCCAGCCTTCACCATCCGGCGGTTGCTGGACATGCGCCCCCAAGGCCGGGGCTACCAGTACCAGTACAGTACTTGGATTGGGATGGCTATGGACCTGAGGAACACAGCTGGATCCCCCATTGGAACATCTTGGATGCATCGCTGGTACGGGACATCCAGACAAGCTTGGTGGGTCGCCTGGAGGTGCCCGTTGAGGGGGGGTACTGTTGCGGCCGCGGCCATTCCCAGCAACCCCtagtgtttccttgtgttttccCTTCCCTGTTcccagtgtttgtctgtgatgtgtgtgtgtgcgtgtgttggcGTGGGCGTGGCTCCCTTCCTCAATCTTCTGGCTTGAGATGGCTGGGAGAGGTGACAAGCTGATGGGAGACAGGTGCGCCGGTAACCAGGGAGCCGGGAGAGTGAGGAAGGGAACCACGCcccagccaacacacacacgcacacatgcacgaCAAACACTTGGAACAGGAAAGGgaagaaacaaggaaacactAGGGAATGCCTGCGGccgtaataataataaacgtctgtgtgtgtgtgtgtgtgtgtgtgtgtgtgtgtgtgtgtgtgtgtgtgtgtgtggtggtaaAGGGTGGGGCACTTGGCAGGACAGCTTATAGAGGCTCTGAGAACAAGATAGCCGGAACTCCTCATCACTGCCAGAGACATCCTTTGTGTGCAGATTGCTGGTCTTTGCCGTGACTTGGGTGAGTGATACACACCTTTTCACTTTTACatgtaatatgttttaaatgGTAATTGCTGAGTGTGATtaagagggaaaatgaaagtgaaactaCCCACGAATTGTCAAACAAAAGCTGATGTCGATATAATGGCCAGGGGTGATGCAGgcattaacaacaacaatttcTCTTCTTAATAAAACTACAATTCTCATTTCAGTGTTGAGCTACTGCCACtattaaaacatttgacttttagTAATTGAGTCATTACTAAAAGTCGTAGAGTCAAATGTTTCTGGAAATTCAGCTTAAATTTGAGCTGCATTTGTAGTGGAGCTGTGAGTATGTTGTGGCGTTGATGAAAATAATGCTGGGAAAATGTACCTAGATaaacatgcaggaaatgttGAATTTGCATTAACAGCAAACAATATTAACCGCAAATGGCAGATTACAAAACAGTAATTTTATAAAAAATTTGCCTGTTGGTAACCTCTTGATCGACACAGCTGGAAACTTTTTGTTTGACGAGCGGATGAGCCGAGCAGGAAGTCAGACACATgattatactctatatctatctatatatctatatctatctgtattATTGTCGTGGAAATTTTaggaaaacagaagactggcaacaagggagtagtttgtggttttattcacgccTGCAGACAGACGgccccgacagcaactcaattgctcctgcccggctgaccgtactgcatctcagagtggactgcttttatacagcatgtgcAGCAAGGAATGTGAACACTTGTAAGACCTATGTCACTCTCTTTTACAATCATCACCTCGAAGCCACAATAAAAGGTAATTACAGACAGCTGACAACACATAGCTGAGGAAACGAGAAAGAAGGCTATAGTCCTTTTACTTGGGTCAAATGTTCATTCGATGCTCACATCAGCAAAATTACAACACTAAACAAGGTAAAACCTAAACTAACATGACCAtgcaataatacaaataatagaGATCTCAGCACACAAGACATGTCTAATGTCAAACAGTCAAATAGTCTCAGTATCAGAATAAGTTGGAACCCAACCTGGTGTTGGAAACACATCGCAGTCATCTTGCATCTTTAATTGAAGATATTGTTGAAGGTGACCTCCTACAACATTATCAACCCATTTGTGTAACAGTGCTCTCATACAAGTCAAAAGGCAAGTGAGGAAACAAAGACATAtacccaaaacaaacaaacctggaaTCAAAAGGTGCACTAACATTGCACCCATGGACCCAGTTTGTCATTTAACCACATATTAAAAGTATAACCTGCAGATTTAGATGGTCCATATGCATTCCTGATTTGCTGTAAGGCATCTATAACATTGGTGATATTATCTGTATTGTCAGGAATCAAAATTACACATGCCTCTCCTGTTAAATACATTCCCCCAGTTCTTACCATGAGAAAATCTAATGCCATCTCATGTTTAAGCAGTGTAAGTCTATGTGATTTATCATTAGCTGACAAAAACTCAAATCCTTTAATAGTTTCATTCGCAAATGCTGACATCGTATAAGTAATGTTATCAATGTGATCTGCAGGAAAAGTCACACCATACCATGGAAGAATTCCAATGCCCCATTTTTCACCCAGAGAAATGCACCAATGGTATGACTATATAGTGTGAAACTGAGCCATGTCACGTTTCTGTCGACTCATAAAGACTTCTTGCCTCTCATCATTAGAACATTATGCACTTCCAACTTTAACAAGTAAGTTAAAGCTTAAGTAACAACATCCATTCCACTTAGTTGGTAACATTTCATAGGTGTTATTACCACATTGCCAGTAATTAGAATACAGAAACCCAATACCAAGTCCCACATGATACCTAAGACTGTTATTTGCAATAACTTGCGTGTCCCCAGTTGTCATTGTAATATTCTGATCTACAGTGTTATCCACTGCTTATGCACACATCTGGAGTATCATCTGACCTGTCACATATGTGTGGCATTGCGATTGTCCCATGTATTGTCCCGTGCTGTtgatacatacacatataagATTGTTCGATACTGGTATTCGTGTCGGCGCTTCTACTGGTGTTACATTTACCAAGTTGAGAAGTGGTTGTGGACCAAAACTTTCTTCACAAAGCAAATCCCAACACAAACAAGATTTCTCTGGTGGGTTGTTGAAGTATGTTGCATTCAAGTATGCCTTCGAGTAAATGAAATGTGAGTTCCTttgatttaaatgcatttatagtGATCTTAGTAGATCATTATTCATCATATCATATTTCCCGATTCCTAGGTTTATAGTTATTGTGTTTCAAGTGAAATTACCTTTGTTGGATTATTAATTATAAATCAGGAATCATGATGTCTAGTTTAATATTCTTCatccttttcttctgttgtcagacaaTTAATTTTCCTGTGTAGTGTTGATAAATGCTTAAATTGACTGTTGAAATATTATGTCAAAAATCTGCATCTGTTAGTCACTCATAGGGAAGCTGAATGCAACAGGTACATTTAACTTTGACTAAAGTTATATTGAAGTCTATGAGTAGGTCTATTTTTATGCAACTGGTCCCAGGTCAATCCAGCAAGAGTGACAAGAATTATGATGTAAGTTTGaccaaatatttatttagtttagttttatagttttttgttgttacaaaaccctctgtgtcttttgAGCAGGTCTGCCCTGATCAGCTGTATAAATAACCTGATATAACATTATAACTATCCTGATATATCTACCACCAACAGATCAACATAGAAGACGTCGGTTAGACACAGATATGGCCTCTGACAGCTTTAAAATGAAGACAAGTTCAATTGATTTGCCGCCCTGCTTTCTTGACTGGGACGTGGAGAAAACGTGTCAGTacctgaaagaggaaaaacttgaaaaatgGACAGATACATTTAGAGGTTGGTTTTTTGGTTTGCTAGGTTAAATTgatgtttaattttaatttaatgaatgGCCTAAATAAATTAGCTAATTGTGAGCTGTATTAACTCAGGACTTTCCTATTATTTTGAGATGTGAAGCATGGAAGCTAATATCAAAATCTATACATCTAACATCTTTGTTATAATAAATACCATGTATTACAGgactgcttttaaatgtttactcTTTTACCCAGAAAACAACATCACTGGTGCCATGCTGCGAGATCTCACGCGTGACCGTCTGATTGGCATGGGCATAGGGTGAGTGTCTTCCCTTGTTAAACCAGGTGGCAATGTCTAAAAATTATAGCAATCCGGGATAAAAGGAATTGTGTAGAAAGCAAATTCCTCTGAAGTGGTGGCACTAATTtggtgcaacaacaaccaccTGACTGGTTTTGTTTGGGGTTTCACAcctcacttttctctctttaactcATTCCCTGCTAAGCTcatgtatattttctttttttttttcatttcctatAGAGAACTTGATGACCAACTAAAAATCCTGGACAGTATCAGGAAGCTCTGGGAGACACAAGGCAAGGTAAGGTACATCACACTACATTTTCAGGGCTAGAGAGATAAGAGAGATTAAACAGAGGAAAGATGAAGAGCTTGTAGAATGAATAGCAAAGGGATGTATAACATGTTGGGGTCAGAATGAACCTACACAACCACATAGTCAAGATTGTGCATGTTCGCTCTCTATTGTTGTGTCTATTGTCAGTCTAATGAAATGACTGATTACTCAGGAGAACTGGAGTGGTTTTTACTGGTACCCTTTTGGGTCATAAATAGACCAGATGTGTCCAATTTACCAGGTGCTCAATGATCCCATTGGCATGTTTTTAAGCCATTCCTTTGTAGTTTTAGCTTCATCTTTGGGCTCACTGGGCCTAATGCAATGTATTCTCCTTGGAGCTGGTTTTACTGGTTCTCTTCTGTGTAATAATTGgactggggtttttttctttgtgttctgCAGGTGTTTAATGATCCCATCCACGGGCATATAGAGTTACATCCACTTCTCGTCAAAATCATTGACACACCTCAGTTTCAGAGACTTCGATACCTCAAGCAGCTTGGGGGGGCCTACTATGTTTACCCTGGAGCATCCCACAACCGCTTTGAACATTCAATTGGGTATGTCCACATTTTTCAGATGGACACTGCTATGTGTCTCAAGGTGATCACAATCCAAATTAAGTGAAGACCAATTTGGAGCAAAGCACCTAATAAAACCAAAGTAAACACATTGCATACCTTAGTATATAGGTAtaataaacgtgtgtgtgtgtgtgtgtgtgtgtgtgtgtgtgtggtggtggtaaAGGGTGGGGCACTTGGCAGGACAGCTTGCAGAGGCTCTGAGGACAAGACAGCCGGAACTCCTCATCACTGCCAGAGACATCCTTTGTGTGCAGATTGCTGGTCTTTGCCATGACTTGGGTGAGCGACACACACCTTTTCACTTTTACATGAAATTTGTTTGAAATGGAAATTGCTGAGTGTGATTAAGAGTCAATGAGAAGATGAAAGTGAAACTACCCACGAATTGTCAAACAAAAGCTGATGTCGATATAATGGCCAGGGGTGATGCAGgcattaacaacaacaatttcTCTTCTTAATAAAACTACGATTCTCATTTCAGTGTTGAGCTACTGCCACtattaaaacatttgacttttagTGATTGAGTCATTACTAAAAGTGGTAGAGTCAAATTTTTCTGGAAATTCAGTTTAAATTTGAGCTGCATTTGTAGTGGAGCTGTGAGTATGTTGTGGCGTTGATGAAAATAATGCTGGGAAAATGTACCTTATAAAAGTGAAGCCCATTTAGCCTGAGTTTATCAAAACAACAGATaaacatgcaggaaatgttGAATTTGCATTAACAGCAAACAATATTAACCGCAAATGGCAGATTACAAAACAGTAATTTTATAAAAAATTAGCCTGTCGTAACATCTTGATCGACACAGCTGGCAGAGTTGATCGCGGTTACTCTCGATTAATGCTTGTGATTCACCAAACGCACCGCAGTGCGTTTCAAAAGCGTCTCTCCACTCTAAAAATAATCTAATATTCTATTTTTTACACGTgattatactctatatctatctatatatctatatctatctatattatCTTGAAagttaagcttagtggtggtgatgttgaagtaatgcgaccgtggtaGTTTGTTTATAACCTAACATTCAACATCAATATAACATACATCATCCCTgatgtcatccctgcaacactatTTGAAACAGGCTAGTATTACGCCTTTTTGTGTCTACAAAAAAGTAGACTCAAAAAATagtttgtaggcaaacccggaagttagcatcgccctggttccctcgacaaaaagccgGATTTTGGATTATCgaagaaaataagctctgtggcaaacaaaagttgatgatacttacacgttttgttcagcaagataaacttcacaaatgaacaccacttttatgatttttgaagcgtaaatggaatcgccagaagtaaaaaaacgTCACCACTACTAAGCCTAatttttaagagaatatagatagacagCTAGAggataaacacaacgaggctgtaaaggcggactagtgagtagatgactttacgtgttcggcatgaagacgttaatgtccgcAACAACCACTGtggtctcatttagccacttgttagcaaccgccttttttaagacacgtaaaaacCTTCAGAATTCACAAGTAGGGTAtatactgatgtattttatgtcgaAGAACAAAGCATGAAAacctcttaagcttgtgttaaccacagaccttatatcaggcatctaaccaaaaacccattgacttcagGATGAGGGAATCGGAattgtaaaaatgcaaactaaTTTCAgagttttaggactcattcctgcacCACTCTATAAAACAGGCCTGATAAGATATAATCACAAATGGCTCACTTTACAGttcacacacaatcatcattaggtaacttgtatttatttatccataTCTAGGACATGGGCCCTTCTCCCATATGTTTGATAACATCTTCATTGCCAAAACACGTCCAGAAAAGAAGTGGGAGGTAAGAATTAGTTATTTCTGTGACATATGGACATAATAACCAACCATAGCCAGGGACTTCATTAAGGTAGCAAATCAGTTGGACACAAATGGGAActaaatagcaaaaaaaaattaacaagtCAGTGTCTAGTTATCAGGGTGGCAGCAAAAAGAGCCAATGTAGTGCTGGCTTGCTTGTTTGTGAGCCAATTTCTCAACTGACAAGGAAAAATACTTGTATGGATTAATATTTGATATGCACTAGCACATACCTAAGTCTTTTAGGAGATTacgaactattcctttaagcacAACTGTGGTATTTCTGGTATTAAGACCCATGCAGTATACTCTCTCAAAGGATATTGTGCCAACTACTTCTCTAGTagatatgcttatttgcttcgttaaatatgaaactacagccagcagccagatAGCTTAGTTATGATAAAGGAGCATAAGAAGAGCACAAGAGCATGGGCAAAGGATGTCCTTTGGGTTTGGACATCCTTTGCGTTGAAGGGGAGGTGACCAGGGGAGTCTTGGAACAAACCCTAAAATTACACCTCTATTAACAGATGTTCCTAAACGCAAATTTGGACATATCATGTATGTTGTACCAGACATATATTTGAGAGTATTCTtgattatttttaatcattatttatgCTATTAAATGTCATCAAACATGACATGTGGAAATGGAAGTTATCATGACACTAATTATTCCTGTTGTCATATATGTCAGATATATCATTTTAACACCagtaaaatgaacacaaaacattGCAATACATGAAATTGTGCTATTCGTTAGGCAGAGTTTGTTCAGATTTTGGAGGGAAACACTCTTGGAGTCTCTGTTGTTGGTTTTATGGCAGAGGCCTGGAACCAAGGAATGCTTTTGAAGCCGAACTCCTTAATGGAAAGGGGATCATCCAAAACAGAGGTTTGTGTGTGGTATCAGATGTTGtctccctctttcacacacaccaacatcctGTGGCTCACTCTAAATGTATGGGGAGAGTGGGAGAGGTGAAGAGGTTAGAGATCTGGTTTAGGGGAGCAGGGAGAAACAGGTCGAATACACCACAAGGTTATGTCCACAGACCTGTCACATGGCAAACGTGAGAGATAAGACATGAATTCACATTCTGTGTATCCTGTCATGTTTTAGTAAAGATGAGCTATTTCTTCTTGAGCAGTGAGTCATtgtattttcactttgaattctcgtattaatatattaatgaGTCTGTGTATCTTGCAGCATGAGGAGGCCTCTTGTGACATGTTTGACCACCTGGTGAAACGTAATAAGCTGGAGCCGGTGATGAGGAAGTACGACCTGAAGCTGCCCGAGGACCTGATCTTCATCAAGGAGATGATTGCTGGACCTCTGAAACCTAACACAGCTGAAGGCCAGGTCAGTCCTGCTCATATGAATTGTGTAAGATCAGTCAGTATAATCACTGCTACAGCAGCCAATGTCTAATGCCACTATTGTGCTACCATCTCCACAGTGGCCATATGAAGGCCGTCCAGAAGACAAGTCCTTCCTCTATGACATCGTGGCCAACAAAAGAAATGGCATTGATGTGGACAAGTTTGACTACTTTGCCAGGTGGGGCTTGTTGAACAGCTACTGTAGAGCACTTTTTGATGTAGAATGATGAACTACTATGTATTATCTCCCCATAACAATTAGATATTCTCCTGATTATTTTAACAACATGCAGCATTCTGCAGGGTGCTTTGATTACATAATAAGTAATAAGGCCATTTTCTTCACATATTTCTTCGCTCTGTCTCTTCTCAGGGACTGCTACCACCTGGGCATGCAGAACAACTTTGACCATGGCCGCTTCATAAAGTTTGCCAGGGTGTGTGAGGTGGATGGGCTGAAGCAAATCTGCACTAGAGACAAGGTGCTGACTTTGTTACATCTGCTTTTTGATCAGCTTTTAAAACAGCAATCTATTTAATCCATTTATCTGAGTAGTTGTGACTAAACTATAGGCAATACTCTCCACAGGAGCAGGACAATATGTATGAAATGTTCCACACCAGGATGTGTCTCCACAGAAGAGCGTACCAGCACAAAGTGAACAAGATCATAGAGACTATGTGAGTACCTACTCTTCCCATATTGGTACTCTAAAACATTTAGCTTGGTCGGCTGTCGGATGTAGCTCATTTAATTTGCTTCATGATTCACTCTCTTGTATGGTATGcagcaaaatgttctttaaagtGATATGATGGGTATGATCATCCAGGATCACAGAGGcctttttaaaagcagacaAGCACATCCTGATCGAAGGCTCAGGAGGGAAGATGTTCACTCTCTCCACAGCCATTGATGACATGGAGGCCTACACCAAGCTGACAGGTCTGTAGATACCACTGTTAAGACACAGGGAGGAGTGGGCAGGATACACCAAGCACCATCTATGCAATGTTTAACAAATACTACatacttttaaaacatgttgaattgtCCAAACATGTTCTGCCAGTGAGCTGTCAGTATTATCATACTTTGTTTGTTCAGTTACTACCTGCACACAAGGGGATAAACTACTACTCCTATAAACTAACAGTcatcacactgcagcagcatgcTATTCTCAGGCATGCTAGCATATAAATGCATCAGTGAGGAGCTGAAGaactataaatcaaaacctACGCCATTGGTATCTGCTGCAGGACTCCCATTAACCCCTTGCCTCAACCATAGATCCAGCTTTACTTGTGCACTTTACCTGTTAAGTTACAACGATAACAGCTTATCTAGCTAACTAACAACTATTCATAAACTAGCACAAACACATGGATAAATCATATTTGTGACccatgaacaaaataaagatcGTTTTCACAGGCTCTCATTTTTGACGCAcgttaaatgataaatgatacCCAATCCTGTCAATTACAAAGTTGTGATGGGTGATAAATCTACATGCCAGATTGAGGCAGCTTTTATCTggcatgtttaaataaaatgaattttgTAACCATaaaaagtttttcatttcatatttaagAACGAATGGAATAGAAGTATTTTTATGACATATTCATATTGCATTACTTTGTGAGTTTTGCCTCTTAGTTTAGGGTGtcagttatttatttgtgaAAAACTATTAATGATTTTGTGACCTTGTCTTTGGTTTGTCCTAATTCACCTCATCTTccactctgtttctctgttgtcCTGTAGATCATGTGTTTGAGAAAATACTCAACTCTTCTGACAAAACTCTGGCTGAGGCGAGGGATATTCTACAAAGGATTGTCTCTCGAAACTTCTACAAGTTCCTGGGCGAAATTGAGAAACCCACCGAGGTGTGCACCACAAATGTCATTGTGTGCCTGTATTGCATTACACTTTGTTGACACATTATCTATTTCACTGTTTCAACAAAGCTGGATCTTATGCTCCTTTTGTggttgataaaacaaaaaaactagcACATTGCTCATTTCTGTTGTCTCTATCATTCTACATTGCCTGTAGTCCCTCTTCTCagcctttctcctccctccctaaGACGATAAACAATTGGAAAAAGGAATTGGCTCAAGCCCTCCCTGAAAGGAATGGCGCGCTGACACCAGAAGACTTTGAAGTTCTGGTGAGTTTTTAGTCTAATTACTTTAAGTTTTGTTGATTATCGTTTGATTGGTAAGATGTTGCCTACCTCCGTTTTGGCG
Encoded here:
- the LOC139288531 gene encoding deoxynucleoside triphosphate triphosphohydrolase SAMHD1-like; its protein translation is MEEFQCPIFHPEKCTNENNITGAMLRDLTRDRLIGMGIGELDDQLKILDSIRKLWETQGKVFNDPIHGHIELHPLLVKIIDTPQFQRLRYLKQLGGAYYVYPGASHNRFEHSIGVGHLAGQLAEALRTRQPELLITARDILCVQIAGLCHDLGHGPFSHMFDNIFIAKTRPEKKWEHEEASCDMFDHLVKRNKLEPVMRKYDLKLPEDLIFIKEMIAGPLKPNTAEGQWPYEGRPEDKSFLYDIVANKRNGIDVDKFDYFARDCYHLGMQNNFDHGRFIKFARVCEVDGLKQICTRDKEQDNMYEMFHTRMCLHRRAYQHKVNKIIETMITEAFLKADKHILIEGSGGKMFTLSTAIDDMEAYTKLTDHVFEKILNSSDKTLAEARDILQRIVSRNFYKFLGEIEKPTEVCTTNVITINNWKKELAQALPERNGALTPEDFEVLFITLNYGKKDKDPIKDLHFYSKYDTTKAFKMKVSRFRPMRFYEQSIRFYCKKTDDSTLVADQRCFDEWCTGKRFSKVSGRVEDGDQN